The following coding sequences lie in one Pseudoxanthomonas sp. SE1 genomic window:
- the secG gene encoding preprotein translocase subunit SecG — MLILNVVYVLVAIAIIALVLMQRGSGAQAGSGFGGGASGTVFGARGASNFLSKSTKWLAIVFFGISLFMAWYATHSARPTTQQNLGVMSQLPAAPAAPAGELPKPSTVPSTPIQQAPAPAGTVPAAPQDAAPAGEQVPATPPQGG; from the coding sequence ATGTTGATCCTGAATGTGGTTTACGTGCTGGTGGCCATCGCCATCATCGCGCTGGTGCTGATGCAGCGTGGCTCGGGTGCCCAGGCCGGTTCCGGCTTTGGCGGCGGGGCTTCCGGCACGGTGTTCGGTGCGCGCGGCGCGTCCAACTTCCTGTCCAAGAGCACCAAGTGGCTGGCCATCGTGTTCTTCGGCATCAGTCTGTTCATGGCGTGGTACGCCACGCACAGCGCGCGTCCGACCACGCAGCAGAACCTCGGCGTGATGTCGCAGCTGCCGGCGGCGCCTGCCGCTCCTGCTGGCGAATTGCCGAAGCCGTCGACCGTGCCGAGTACACCGATCCAGCAGGCGCCTGCACCGGCCGGCACCGTGCCCGCCGCGCCGCAGGACGCAGCGCCCGCAGGCGAACAGGTGCCGGCGACACCGCCGCAGGGCGGCTGA
- the tpiA gene encoding triose-phosphate isomerase: MRRKLVAGNWKLHGNRGFAAALMDELVAGLPLDGVDVLVLPPLPYLGELIEDYGQRGVAFGAQDVSSNEKGAYTGEVSASMLVDVGARYGLVGHSERRQYHNESSEFVARKFVAAKHAGLIPVLCVGETEQQRKDGQTEFRILKQLEAVFDLAGPQAFADAVISYEPVWAIGTGLTATPEQAQAVHAFIRGEVAARDARIADSLTLLYGGSVKPDNAAELFSQPDVDGGLVGGASLVARDFLAIAQAAAGRG; the protein is encoded by the coding sequence ATGCGCCGCAAGCTCGTGGCTGGGAACTGGAAGCTCCACGGCAACCGCGGTTTCGCCGCCGCGCTGATGGACGAGTTGGTCGCAGGCCTTCCTCTGGACGGCGTGGACGTGCTGGTCCTGCCGCCGTTGCCCTACCTGGGCGAGCTGATCGAAGACTACGGCCAGCGCGGCGTCGCGTTCGGCGCCCAGGACGTCAGCAGCAACGAGAAGGGTGCCTATACCGGCGAAGTCTCGGCCTCCATGCTGGTCGACGTGGGCGCGAGGTATGGCCTGGTGGGCCATTCCGAGCGTCGCCAGTACCACAACGAGAGCAGCGAGTTCGTGGCCCGTAAGTTCGTCGCGGCCAAGCATGCCGGCCTGATCCCGGTGCTCTGCGTGGGCGAGACCGAGCAGCAGCGCAAGGACGGCCAGACCGAGTTCCGCATCCTGAAACAACTGGAAGCGGTGTTCGACCTTGCCGGACCGCAGGCCTTCGCCGACGCAGTGATCTCCTACGAGCCGGTCTGGGCCATCGGCACAGGCCTGACCGCCACGCCGGAGCAGGCGCAGGCCGTCCATGCCTTCATCCGTGGCGAAGTGGCCGCGCGCGATGCTAGAATCGCCGATTCGCTGACCCTCCTCTATGGAGGCAGCGTGAAGCCCGACAACGCCGCGGAACTGTTCTCGCAGCCCGATGTCGATGGAGGGCTGGTGGGCGGCGCTTCCCTGGTCGCCCGGGATTTCCTGGCCATCGCGCAGGCGGCGGCCGGTCGGGGGTAG
- a CDS encoding NADH-quinone oxidoreductase subunit B, producing the protein MGVIQTVDRLMNNPIPEGRVDDILRPEGDNPLLEKGYVTTSVDALMNWARTGSMWPMTFGLACCAVEMMHAGTSRLDLDRYGVVFRPSPRQSDVMIVAGTLVNKMAPALRKVYDQMPEPKWVISMGSCANGGGYYHYSYSVVRGCDRIVPVDVYVPGCPPTAEALVYGILQLQKKIWRTQTIAR; encoded by the coding sequence ATGGGAGTGATCCAGACCGTCGACCGTCTGATGAACAACCCGATCCCGGAAGGGCGGGTGGACGACATCCTGCGCCCCGAAGGCGACAATCCGTTGCTGGAAAAGGGCTACGTGACCACCAGCGTGGATGCGCTGATGAACTGGGCGCGTACCGGTTCGATGTGGCCGATGACCTTTGGTCTGGCCTGCTGTGCGGTGGAGATGATGCACGCGGGCACCTCGCGCCTGGACCTGGATCGCTACGGCGTGGTGTTCCGCCCGTCGCCGCGCCAGTCCGACGTGATGATCGTGGCCGGCACGCTGGTCAACAAGATGGCCCCGGCGCTGCGCAAGGTCTACGACCAGATGCCCGAGCCGAAGTGGGTGATCTCGATGGGCAGCTGCGCCAATGGCGGCGGCTACTACCACTACTCGTACTCCGTCGTGCGCGGTTGCGACCGCATCGTGCCGGTGGACGTCTACGTACCCGGTTGCCCGCCCACGGCCGAGGCGCTGGTGTACGGCATCCTGCAGTTGCAGAAGAAGATCTGGCGCACGCAGACCATCGCGCGCTGA
- the nuoF gene encoding NADH-quinone oxidoreductase subunit NuoF, with protein sequence MAGHSHYSEGYGPVGPAPKEHQAVYTTLHFDKPWSYENYLKTGGYAALRRIIEEKIPPADVVEMVKQSGLRGRGGAGFPTGLKWSFMPKGDMQKYILCNSDESEPGTAKDRDILRYNPHAVIEGMAIACYATGSTVGYNYLRGEFHHEPFEHLEEATAEAYKHGWLGKNILGSGVDIDLYNALGAGAYICGEETALMESLEGKKGQPRFKPPFPANFGLYGKPTTINNTETYASVPAIVRNGAEWFMNLGKPNNGGCKIFSVSGHVAKPGNHEIRLGTSFADLLELCGGMREGRKLKAVIPGGSSMPVLPGEVMMGLTMDYDSIQKAGSGLGSGAVVVMDDTTCMVRACQRIARFYFKESCGQCTPCREGTGWMYRMLTRVAEHKATIEDLHTLRAAAGQIEGHTICAFGEAAAWPVQGMLRHFWHEFEYAIVNKRFLVDDERDGTVVRSNLEVAA encoded by the coding sequence ATGGCAGGCCACTCTCACTATTCCGAAGGCTACGGCCCGGTCGGCCCCGCTCCCAAGGAGCACCAGGCCGTCTACACCACGCTGCACTTCGACAAGCCGTGGTCGTACGAGAACTATCTGAAGACCGGCGGCTACGCCGCGCTGCGCAGGATCATCGAAGAGAAGATCCCGCCGGCCGATGTCGTCGAGATGGTCAAGCAGTCCGGCCTGCGCGGCCGTGGCGGCGCAGGTTTCCCGACCGGCCTGAAGTGGAGCTTCATGCCCAAGGGCGATATGCAGAAGTACATTCTCTGCAACTCGGACGAGTCCGAGCCAGGCACCGCCAAGGACCGCGACATCCTGCGCTACAACCCGCATGCGGTGATCGAGGGCATGGCGATCGCGTGCTACGCCACCGGCTCCACCGTGGGCTACAACTACCTGCGCGGCGAGTTCCACCACGAACCCTTCGAGCACCTGGAAGAAGCCACCGCCGAAGCCTACAAGCATGGCTGGCTGGGCAAGAACATCCTCGGCTCGGGCGTGGACATCGACCTGTACAACGCGCTCGGCGCGGGCGCCTACATCTGCGGCGAAGAAACCGCGCTGATGGAGTCGCTGGAAGGCAAGAAGGGCCAGCCGCGCTTCAAGCCGCCGTTCCCGGCCAACTTCGGCCTGTACGGCAAGCCGACCACGATCAACAACACCGAAACCTACGCGTCGGTGCCGGCGATCGTGCGTAACGGCGCCGAGTGGTTCATGAACTTGGGCAAGCCCAACAACGGCGGCTGCAAGATCTTCTCGGTCTCAGGCCACGTCGCGAAGCCGGGCAACCATGAGATCCGCCTTGGCACATCGTTCGCCGACCTGCTCGAGCTGTGCGGTGGCATGCGCGAAGGACGCAAGCTCAAGGCGGTCATCCCGGGCGGTTCCTCGATGCCGGTGCTGCCGGGCGAGGTGATGATGGGCCTGACGATGGATTACGACAGCATCCAGAAGGCCGGTTCCGGTCTGGGATCGGGCGCGGTCGTCGTGATGGACGACACCACCTGCATGGTGCGTGCCTGCCAGCGCATCGCGCGGTTCTACTTCAAGGAAAGCTGCGGACAGTGCACGCCGTGCCGCGAAGGCACCGGCTGGATGTACCGCATGCTGACCCGCGTGGCCGAGCACAAGGCCACGATCGAGGACCTGCACACGCTTCGCGCGGCCGCGGGCCAGATCGAAGGCCACACCATCTGCGCGTTCGGCGAAGCCGCCGCGTGGCCGGTGCAGGGCATGCTGCGCCACTTCTGGCACGAATTCGAATACGCGATCGTCAACAAGCGTTTCCTCGTCGACGACGAGCGCGACGGCACGGTGGTCCGTTCCAACCTGGAGGTGGCCGCGTGA
- a CDS encoding NADH-quinone oxidoreductase subunit C, whose translation MAEQAANFTDQLRARFADATVSVAEPRGEITLEVPSASWHAVCLALRDEFGFEQAVDVSGVDYLGYGSTEWDTADVSSAGFSRGVEGFGPGRFNWEQRPQGAAQPNRFAVVLHLLSYQHNRRVRVRCFAPDDGLPVVASLCDVWPGLNWFEREAFDLYGIIFEGHPDLRRILTDYGFVGHPFRKDFPLIGNVEVRYDEEKKRVVYEPVTSVEPRVGVPRVIRDDARYQTAAGEAAAREGKA comes from the coding sequence ATGGCAGAGCAAGCTGCAAACTTCACCGACCAGCTGCGCGCCCGCTTCGCGGACGCGACGGTCAGCGTGGCCGAGCCGCGCGGCGAGATCACCCTGGAAGTGCCCTCCGCGTCCTGGCACGCTGTCTGCCTGGCGTTGCGCGACGAGTTCGGCTTCGAACAGGCCGTCGATGTCAGCGGCGTCGATTACCTGGGCTACGGCAGTACCGAATGGGACACGGCCGACGTCTCCTCCGCGGGTTTCAGTCGCGGCGTGGAGGGGTTCGGTCCGGGTCGCTTCAACTGGGAGCAGCGCCCGCAGGGTGCCGCGCAACCCAACCGCTTCGCGGTGGTCCTGCACCTGCTGTCGTACCAGCACAACCGCCGCGTCCGCGTGCGCTGCTTCGCGCCGGATGACGGCCTGCCGGTGGTGGCGTCGCTGTGCGACGTGTGGCCGGGCCTGAACTGGTTCGAGCGCGAGGCGTTCGACCTGTACGGCATCATCTTTGAAGGTCATCCGGACCTGCGCCGCATCCTGACCGATTACGGTTTCGTCGGTCATCCGTTCCGCAAGGATTTCCCGCTGATCGGCAACGTCGAAGTCCGTTACGACGAAGAGAAGAAGCGCGTGGTGTACGAGCCGGTCACCTCGGTTGAGCCGCGCGTCGGCGTGCCGCGCGTGATCCGCGACGACGCCCGTTACCAGACCGCTGCAGGCGAAGCTGCTGCACGCGAGGGCAAGGCATGA
- a CDS encoding NADH-quinone oxidoreductase subunit A: MLANYLPTLLFLIVATGIGIALMVAGRFLGPRRPDAQKLSPYECGFEAFEDARMKFDVRYYLIAIQFIVFDLEIIFIVPWTLVFQELGPRALVTMGLFVGMLFLGFIYVWKKGALEWE, translated from the coding sequence GTGCTGGCCAACTACCTGCCCACCCTGTTGTTCCTGATCGTCGCCACCGGCATCGGCATCGCGCTGATGGTGGCCGGCCGCTTCCTGGGGCCGCGTCGTCCGGACGCGCAGAAGCTGTCTCCGTACGAATGCGGCTTCGAGGCTTTCGAAGACGCACGCATGAAGTTCGACGTGCGCTACTACCTGATCGCCATCCAGTTCATCGTGTTCGATCTGGAAATCATCTTCATTGTTCCGTGGACGCTGGTGTTCCAGGAGCTGGGTCCGCGTGCGCTGGTCACGATGGGCCTGTTCGTGGGCATGCTGTTCCTCGGCTTCATTTACGTTTGGAAGAAGGGAGCGCTCGAATGGGAGTGA
- a CDS encoding NADH-quinone oxidoreductase subunit D gives MSNPQSGVAFASNPAEGKQEIRNYTLNFGPQHPAAHGVLRLILEMDGETIVRADPHVGLLHRGTEKLAESKPFNQSIGYMDRLDYVSMMCNEHAYVRAIETLMGIEAPERAQYIRTMFDEITRILNHLMWIGSNALDLGAMAVMLYAFREREELMDCYEAVSGARMHATYYRPGGVYRDLPDRMPKYKESPWRKGKALKQFNQAREGSLLDFLEDFTNEFPKRVDEYETLLTDNRIWKQRTVGIGVVSPEQARALGMTGAMLRGSGIAWDLRKKQPYAKYDVVDFDIPVGVNGDCYDRYLVRVAEMRQSNRIIQQCVKWLKANPGPVMVQNFKVAPPSREEMKDDMEALIHHFKLFSEGYCVPAGETYAAVEAPKGEFGCYLVSDGANKPFRVKLRAPGFAHLSSMDEIVRGHMLPDVVAMIGTYDLVFGEVDR, from the coding sequence ATGAGCAATCCGCAATCCGGCGTCGCGTTCGCCAGCAATCCTGCCGAGGGCAAGCAGGAAATCCGCAACTACACGCTGAACTTCGGCCCGCAGCATCCGGCCGCGCACGGCGTGCTGCGCCTGATCCTGGAAATGGACGGCGAGACCATCGTGCGCGCCGATCCCCACGTCGGCCTGCTGCACCGGGGCACCGAGAAGCTGGCCGAATCCAAGCCGTTCAACCAGTCGATCGGCTACATGGATCGCCTGGACTACGTGTCGATGATGTGCAACGAGCACGCCTACGTGCGCGCCATCGAGACGCTGATGGGCATCGAGGCGCCGGAACGCGCGCAGTACATCCGCACGATGTTCGACGAAATCACCCGCATCCTGAATCACCTGATGTGGATCGGTTCCAACGCGCTCGACCTCGGTGCGATGGCGGTGATGCTGTACGCCTTCCGCGAGCGCGAAGAGCTGATGGACTGCTACGAAGCGGTCAGTGGCGCGCGCATGCATGCGACGTACTACCGTCCGGGCGGCGTGTACCGCGACCTGCCGGACCGCATGCCGAAGTACAAGGAATCGCCCTGGCGCAAGGGCAAGGCGCTGAAGCAGTTCAACCAGGCGCGCGAAGGTTCGCTGCTGGACTTCCTGGAAGACTTCACCAACGAATTCCCCAAGCGCGTCGATGAATACGAGACGCTGCTGACCGACAACCGCATCTGGAAGCAGCGCACCGTCGGCATCGGCGTGGTCTCGCCGGAACAGGCGCGTGCGCTGGGCATGACCGGCGCGATGCTGCGTGGTTCGGGTATCGCCTGGGACCTGCGCAAGAAGCAGCCATACGCGAAGTACGACGTGGTCGATTTCGACATTCCGGTCGGTGTCAATGGCGACTGCTACGACCGTTACCTGGTCCGCGTCGCCGAGATGCGCCAGTCCAACCGCATCATCCAGCAGTGCGTGAAGTGGCTGAAGGCCAACCCGGGCCCGGTCATGGTGCAGAACTTCAAGGTCGCGCCGCCCTCCCGCGAGGAGATGAAGGACGACATGGAAGCGCTGATCCACCACTTCAAGCTCTTCAGCGAAGGCTACTGCGTGCCGGCCGGCGAAACCTATGCCGCGGTCGAGGCACCGAAGGGCGAGTTCGGTTGCTACCTGGTGTCCGATGGCGCCAACAAACCGTTCCGCGTGAAGTTGCGCGCGCCGGGCTTCGCGCACCTGTCCTCCATGGACGAGATCGTGCGCGGCCACATGCTCCCCGACGTCGTCGCGATGATCGGTACTTATGATCTTGTCTTTGGTGAGGTGGACCGATGA
- the nuoE gene encoding NADH-quinone oxidoreductase subunit NuoE, with protein MRATGNFEAAQNVDPLVALSDRTRAHIDHWLTKFPPDRKRSAVLQGLHAAQEQNEGWLTDELIAAVAKYLDLPPVWAYEVASFYSMFETEKVGRNNVAFCTNISCWLNGAEDLVAHAEKKLGCKLGESTADGRVYLKREEECVAACCGAPVVVINGHYHEKLTPAKVDELLDGLE; from the coding sequence ATGAGGGCCACGGGTAATTTCGAGGCGGCGCAGAACGTCGATCCGCTGGTGGCGTTGAGCGACAGGACGCGCGCGCACATCGATCATTGGCTGACCAAGTTCCCGCCGGACCGCAAGCGTTCCGCGGTACTGCAGGGTCTGCATGCGGCGCAGGAGCAGAACGAAGGTTGGCTGACCGACGAGCTGATCGCCGCCGTCGCCAAGTACCTGGACCTGCCGCCGGTGTGGGCCTACGAGGTCGCCAGCTTCTACTCGATGTTCGAGACCGAGAAGGTCGGCCGCAACAATGTCGCCTTCTGCACCAACATCAGCTGCTGGCTCAACGGTGCCGAGGATCTGGTCGCGCACGCGGAGAAGAAGCTCGGCTGCAAGCTGGGCGAATCCACCGCCGACGGTCGCGTGTACCTGAAGCGCGAAGAAGAGTGCGTGGCCGCGTGCTGCGGCGCGCCGGTCGTGGTCATCAATGGCCATTACCACGAGAAGCTGACGCCGGCGAAAGTCGACGAGCTGCTGGACGGGCTGGAGTAA
- a CDS encoding SDR family NAD(P)-dependent oxidoreductase, protein MTDASSARAAGYALITGASSGIGEQIAREYARRGVPLVLTARRVERLQALAAELQAQVPVEIVAADLADPAAPAALVAEMERRGVAIRILVNNAGYGMPGRYGSNAWADHAAFLQVMVTAVCELTWRLLPSIRASGQGRILNVASFAALMPAAEGQTLYAPAKSFLLKFSEAMALENADRGVHATALCPGFTYSEFHDVTGTRSRMRVSPTMWLQAAEVARAGIDGSERGDVLVVPGWRYRLLHMIVKLLPHRLAMGLMARNSRKVRPLD, encoded by the coding sequence ATGACCGATGCTTCTTCTGCCCGCGCCGCCGGCTACGCCCTGATCACCGGCGCGTCCAGCGGCATCGGCGAACAGATCGCCCGCGAGTACGCGCGCCGCGGCGTACCGCTGGTGCTGACGGCTCGCCGCGTGGAGCGCTTGCAGGCTCTGGCGGCGGAACTGCAGGCGCAGGTACCGGTGGAGATCGTGGCGGCGGACCTGGCCGATCCGGCCGCTCCGGCGGCGCTGGTCGCCGAGATGGAACGGCGCGGCGTGGCGATCCGCATCCTGGTCAACAACGCCGGCTACGGCATGCCGGGCCGCTACGGCAGCAACGCATGGGCCGATCATGCAGCGTTCCTGCAGGTGATGGTGACCGCGGTATGCGAACTGACGTGGCGACTGCTGCCGTCGATCCGCGCCTCCGGCCAGGGCCGCATCCTCAACGTCGCCTCGTTCGCCGCGCTGATGCCGGCCGCCGAGGGCCAGACACTGTATGCGCCGGCGAAGAGTTTCCTGCTGAAGTTCAGCGAGGCGATGGCGCTCGAAAACGCCGATCGCGGCGTGCATGCCACGGCGCTGTGCCCGGGCTTCACGTATTCCGAGTTCCACGACGTCACCGGCACCCGATCACGCATGCGGGTGTCGCCGACGATGTGGCTGCAAGCGGCGGAGGTGGCGCGTGCCGGGATCGACGGCAGCGAGCGCGGGGACGTGCTGGTGGTCCCCGGTTGGCGCTACCGGCTGCTGCACATGATCGTGAAGCTGCTGCCGCACCGGTTGGCGATGGGCTTGATGGCGCGGAACTCGCGCAAGGTGCGGCCACTGGATTGA
- a CDS encoding 2-oxoglutarate and iron-dependent oxygenase domain-containing protein has product MSARIPTLDITRFDTDRDAFVAELGAAYREWGFAGIRNHGIPQAQIDAAYDVFKRFFALPDEVKTQYHLPGSGGARGYTPFGVETAKDSKHFDLKEFWHIGREIPDDSKYRDVMPPNLWPDEVPGFREHGYGLYQALDQLGSRVLSALALHIGLPEDYFADKTDSGNSILRPIHYPPITADDIPNVRAGAHEDINLITLLVGASAAGLEVKSKQGEWVPFTSDADTIVVNIGDMLQRLTNHVYPSTTHRVTNPPGEQARQPRYSVPFFLHPNPDFLIDVLPSTVTPDNPKRYPEPITAQGYLEERLREIKLK; this is encoded by the coding sequence ATGAGTGCCCGTATCCCTACCTTGGACATCACCCGTTTCGACACCGACCGTGACGCCTTCGTGGCCGAGCTGGGCGCGGCCTATCGCGAATGGGGTTTCGCCGGCATCCGCAACCATGGTATTCCGCAGGCGCAGATCGATGCGGCCTACGACGTGTTCAAGCGTTTCTTCGCGCTGCCCGACGAGGTGAAGACGCAGTACCACTTGCCCGGCAGTGGCGGGGCCCGCGGCTACACGCCGTTCGGCGTGGAGACGGCGAAGGACTCCAAGCACTTCGACCTGAAGGAGTTCTGGCATATCGGCCGTGAGATCCCGGACGATTCGAAGTACCGCGACGTGATGCCGCCGAACCTGTGGCCGGACGAGGTGCCGGGCTTCCGCGAGCATGGCTATGGCCTGTACCAGGCGCTGGACCAGCTCGGTTCGCGCGTGCTGTCGGCGCTGGCGCTGCACATAGGTCTGCCGGAGGACTACTTCGCCGACAAGACCGATTCCGGCAATTCCATCCTGCGCCCGATCCACTACCCGCCGATCACCGCCGACGACATCCCCAACGTGCGTGCCGGGGCGCACGAGGACATCAATCTGATCACGTTGCTGGTGGGTGCCAGCGCCGCCGGTCTGGAAGTGAAGTCGAAGCAGGGCGAGTGGGTGCCGTTCACCTCCGACGCCGACACCATCGTCGTCAACATCGGCGACATGCTGCAGCGCCTGACCAACCATGTGTACCCGTCGACCACGCACCGTGTGACCAATCCGCCGGGCGAACAGGCGCGCCAGCCGCGCTATTCGGTGCCGTTCTTCCTGCATCCGAATCCGGACTTCCTGATCGACGTGTTGCCGTCCACGGTCACGCCGGACAATCCGAAGCGCTATCCCGAGCCGATCACGGCCCAGGGCTATCTGGAAGAGCGCCTGCGCGAGATCAAGCTGAAGTAG
- the nuoG gene encoding NADH-quinone oxidoreductase subunit NuoG: MSAQPVNPNLPPDHVTVFIDGVEMAAPKGSMIIQAADKAGIPIPRFCYHEKLPIAANCRMCLVEVEKMPKPAPACATPVMDGMKIATRSDKALKSQRNVMEFLLINHPLDCPICDQGGECELQDLSLGYGRSVSRFQERKRVVPDEDIGPLVATEMTRCIQCTRCVRFTADVAGTYELGGMYRGENLQIGTYDGKPLTTEISGNVIDVCPVGALTNKVFQFRARPWELIARESVGFHDAMGSNVFYHSRRGEVLRAVPRENEAVNECWLSDRDRYSHQGLYADDRAVKPLQKINGEWREVSWAEGLAAAAEILRANRGDSLGVLVHPAVSNEEGGLLAKLADGLGTGNLDHRINNRDFSDGAVAEPFALPLAEIEQADVIVLFGTNIRHELPLLHQRIRKAVRKGAKVHAVNPVDFDFAFSLAGKQIVAPSKLGEALNGAALRDVARGANRAVVIVGGVVENHPQAAALRAAAGEFATATGASLCRIPQGANAVGLARHGVLPSGRDVAGMFAEPRNAYVIYGIEPGLDFADTPAASRALASAKVVAFSHFACKSTRDVADVILPIGLLPEIEATLTNLDGVDQRTQAAGKLPGEAREGWKVLRALGGELQLAGFEFTDVAGMRDAISNAKPVVIAKSAAPALNGQGLELAVSAAIYRTDGTVRRAEALQAHPLNVGDRIVLNPADAQAAGVAEGQMAKVGNGIGTAALPVVVDARVAAGAAWIESGYGATAPLGAGRVTVVSA; this comes from the coding sequence GTGAGTGCGCAGCCCGTGAATCCCAACCTGCCGCCGGACCACGTCACCGTTTTCATCGACGGTGTCGAGATGGCCGCGCCCAAGGGTTCGATGATCATCCAGGCCGCCGACAAGGCGGGCATCCCGATCCCGCGCTTCTGCTACCACGAGAAGCTGCCGATCGCGGCCAACTGCCGCATGTGCCTGGTGGAAGTCGAGAAGATGCCGAAGCCGGCGCCGGCCTGCGCCACGCCGGTGATGGATGGCATGAAGATCGCCACGCGCAGCGACAAGGCGTTGAAGTCGCAGCGCAACGTGATGGAATTCCTGCTGATCAACCATCCGCTGGACTGCCCGATCTGCGACCAGGGCGGCGAATGCGAGCTGCAGGACCTGTCGCTCGGCTACGGCCGCTCGGTCAGCCGCTTCCAGGAACGCAAGCGCGTGGTGCCGGACGAGGACATCGGTCCTCTGGTCGCCACGGAGATGACCCGCTGCATCCAGTGCACGCGCTGCGTGCGCTTCACCGCCGACGTCGCCGGTACCTACGAGCTGGGCGGCATGTACCGCGGCGAGAACCTGCAGATCGGTACCTACGACGGCAAGCCGCTGACCACCGAGATCTCCGGCAATGTCATCGACGTGTGCCCGGTGGGCGCGCTGACCAACAAGGTGTTCCAGTTCCGCGCCCGTCCGTGGGAACTGATCGCGCGTGAATCCGTGGGCTTCCACGACGCGATGGGCTCCAACGTGTTCTATCACTCGCGCCGCGGTGAAGTGCTGCGCGCGGTGCCGCGCGAGAACGAAGCCGTCAACGAATGCTGGCTGTCCGACCGCGACCGCTATTCGCACCAGGGCCTGTACGCCGATGACCGCGCGGTGAAGCCGCTGCAGAAGATCAATGGCGAGTGGCGCGAAGTGTCCTGGGCCGAAGGCCTGGCCGCCGCTGCCGAGATCCTGCGCGCGAACAGGGGCGACAGCCTCGGCGTGCTGGTGCACCCGGCGGTGTCGAACGAGGAGGGCGGCCTGCTGGCCAAGCTCGCCGACGGCTTGGGCACCGGCAACCTGGATCACCGCATCAACAACCGCGACTTCTCCGATGGCGCGGTGGCCGAGCCGTTCGCGCTGCCGCTGGCGGAGATCGAGCAGGCCGATGTCATCGTGCTGTTCGGCACCAACATCCGCCACGAACTGCCGCTGCTGCACCAGCGTATCCGCAAGGCCGTCCGCAAGGGCGCCAAGGTGCATGCGGTCAATCCGGTCGACTTCGACTTCGCGTTCAGTCTGGCGGGCAAGCAGATCGTCGCACCGTCGAAGTTGGGCGAAGCATTGAACGGAGCCGCATTGCGCGATGTCGCCAGGGGCGCCAACCGTGCGGTCGTGATCGTCGGTGGCGTCGTCGAGAACCATCCGCAGGCCGCCGCGCTGCGCGCTGCCGCCGGCGAGTTCGCCACCGCGACCGGCGCTTCGCTGTGCCGCATCCCGCAGGGCGCCAATGCCGTTGGCCTGGCGCGTCACGGCGTGCTGCCGAGCGGTCGCGACGTGGCCGGCATGTTCGCCGAGCCGCGCAACGCCTATGTCATCTACGGCATCGAGCCGGGCCTCGATTTCGCCGATACGCCGGCCGCGTCGCGCGCGCTGGCCTCTGCGAAGGTCGTGGCGTTCAGCCATTTCGCGTGCAAGTCCACGCGCGACGTGGCCGATGTGATCCTCCCCATCGGTCTGCTGCCGGAAATCGAGGCGACGCTGACCAACCTCGACGGCGTGGACCAGCGCACGCAGGCCGCCGGCAAGTTGCCGGGTGAAGCACGCGAAGGCTGGAAGGTGCTGCGCGCACTCGGCGGCGAACTGCAGCTCGCCGGCTTCGAGTTCACCGATGTTGCAGGGATGCGCGATGCCATCAGCAACGCGAAGCCCGTCGTGATCGCGAAATCCGCAGCACCTGCACTGAATGGTCAGGGACTGGAACTGGCCGTCAGCGCGGCGATCTATCGCACCGACGGTACCGTCCGCCGCGCCGAAGCGTTGCAGGCGCACCCGCTGAACGTGGGTGACCGCATCGTGCTGAATCCTGCCGACGCGCAGGCCGCCGGCGTCGCCGAAGGCCAGATGGCCAAGGTCGGCAACGGCATCGGCACGGCCGCGTTGCCGGTAGTGGTGGATGCCCGCGTCGCGGCGGGCGCCGCGTGGATCGAGAGCGGCTACGGCGCGACTGCGCCGCTGGGCGCAGGACGTGTCACGGTGGTGAGCGCATGA